The Candidatus Syntrophosphaera sp. genome includes a region encoding these proteins:
- the tpiA gene encoding triose-phosphate isomerase — protein sequence MRNIIIAGNWKMNKDAFETEQFCLDLGDYLKDHDEERVVPIIAPVFPFLAKAQSLLQGIPAAVAAQDVSAETAGAYTGEVSAVQLNSLGLSYCIIGHSERRQYHGESDALIREKLFRLRENDLIPIVCIGETLAQREAGQTEKVILTQLAGCFEEVELSSGREVVIAYEPVWAIGTGKTATSDQAQEVHALIREWLDKQFGQAIAANIHILYGGSVKPGNIRELLLQPDIDGGLIGGASLILEDFCAMIDTASQVIKIRGA from the coding sequence ATGCGCAATATCATCATAGCAGGCAATTGGAAGATGAACAAGGACGCCTTCGAGACAGAACAGTTCTGCCTCGATTTGGGAGACTATCTCAAGGATCACGATGAGGAAAGGGTTGTGCCCATCATCGCCCCCGTTTTTCCTTTTCTGGCCAAGGCCCAGTCTTTGCTGCAGGGAATTCCGGCGGCAGTGGCGGCGCAGGATGTAAGCGCCGAAACCGCAGGAGCTTACACGGGTGAGGTCTCGGCCGTGCAGTTGAACTCCCTGGGGCTTTCCTATTGCATCATCGGCCATTCCGAACGGCGCCAGTACCACGGGGAATCTGACGCCCTGATCCGGGAAAAGCTGTTCCGGTTGCGGGAAAACGACCTGATTCCGATCGTCTGCATCGGCGAAACCCTGGCTCAGAGAGAGGCCGGACAAACCGAGAAAGTGATCCTGACGCAGCTTGCCGGCTGTTTCGAGGAAGTGGAGCTGTCTTCCGGCCGTGAGGTCGTGATCGCCTATGAGCCCGTGTGGGCCATCGGCACAGGCAAAACCGCCACATCGGACCAGGCCCAGGAAGTGCACGCGCTCATCCGCGAATGGCTGGACAAGCAATTCGGGCAAGCCATCGCCGCCAATATCCACATCCTCTATGGCGGCAGCGTGAAACCCGGCAACATCCGCGAACTGCTGCTGCAGCCGGACATTGACGGCGGCTTGATCGGCGGGGCTTCTCTGATCCTGGAGGATTTTTGCGCCATGATCGACACCGCCTCCCAGGTGATCAAGATTAGGGGAGCCTAA